The genome window TTAATAGTTTTCTCACATGACACTCCACGATTTCCACAATTTTTCAACTAAAGTCATTGAGGGTTGCTTTTAGTGGGGGAAGGAGTAGTCAAACCTAGTACATTTGAATAATgactatataaaataaaaatataaattcaactTTAAAACACGGTTTTCTTTCCATCCAAATCAATTTAAAACTTTATAGAATAAGCTTTAATGTTGAATGGGAATTCAGTCCATTTATAAAAATTAGTTTACAATCAAGTTCACCCAAGAAAGTGGCGGCTAAGCTGAAGAAGTCATAGGTAAAACATCTTACCAAAGGAAAGTATATGTAACACCAGAGAGCTATCACAGGAAACTACGatcattaatatttctttaatatgGTTCTAGATCCATAGGTCTTTATAACTGATGCCAATCTGTACCCGAGTTTAATGATAGAAAAGGCAACAATTTCTAAACTGGTGGTATACAtttcttaacaattttttaatgtaaggCCATTTATTAAAACAGACAAATTACAAGATGGGAAAGAAGGCAACAGAAAAATTCAACTTTTCACAACCGAAAAAATTAGCACAaccttaaaataatttagaaaagtgTTATAAAAGATATGTTGCAGATCTGCATTCCATTACCAAGATTATGTCAACTCATAATTCCAAATAAATCCTTTCAAAGTATGAGATTTAAAAATCGTCTTCAGTGTATATGTAAATTCTGTGTTTCATCACACAGGTATGTTTACTTAGTACTATCTTTTGAAGATGGGTCACTTAAAAAGACAGCAATTTTCATTCTATAAGTTTCATTCTACTTTACTTAGGGCTGAATACACATGAAATGTGCTTTTAATGCATAAAAATCACAGTGGATAGCAGCAAAGGACTGGGGAGGGGGTCGTTAAAGAGGATCTTATAATTCACATTGTGATCATTCTGCACACTGATGAAAGAGAATTCATACTTCTACAACCTCAAGACTTCCCTTTTTAaagaaccaaaataaattcaggACACCTTGCAAACACTTCCCCACCCCTAAACAAACTGATGACTGTTAtacatacaaaaaattaaaaaaaaaaaaaaaaacagttatggCAGCAAAAGATTCTGATGGCAATGGGTTTGTAAACTGTATTTCAATCTCTTTTTCTTACTCCCAAAGTGCAAGATGCAGGGTTCTCATTCTCTCAGTAGTGCTTCTCCTGCAAATAATCCTTCATTTTGTTGGGCAAAGGCAGTTTCTGAATTAAGTCTATTCTGGTATACTGACGTATAACAAAACGACACAGGTACTGCAAAGAACGCACCTGCATGAACCGTGACACTGGATTTGTCAGTCTGACAGGGTAAGTAGCAGACCCAGGCAACCGAGACCTTGAATAACAAAAAGCTCCATTTTCAGAGTCCCTGATTGAATGCTCAATTAGATCAACTATAGACGTATGTCCTTCCACATCTGGTTGTTCATAAAAGCTAAACCTACCATTTGAGTGCTCAATTCTAGTGTGAAGTGTTTTACCATGGGAGCGAAAGCTCAAGCTTAAAAGATAACGGTCATCAGAACTATCCCGAACAAGAAAAGAACCATCGGGCACATTTGCTAGCTTCCCCTCGGCCTCCCAGCGGGTGATTGGCCCCCAGTACCATCCTTGTTTTGCAAGTTTTTTCAGTTCCTCTGTAAGGCTTGTCACAACCATGGGACCACTACTCTGGACTGAGTCATAAACTCTTGCAACTCCAGGAGCGGAGTTGGGATCAAAATTCAAATGACAGCGCACGCTCTCGGCCACATGGGCATCTGTGCCAGCGAGTCCACTGAAGCTCCTTTGGATTTGATTATTCTGCATTGGAggtagcaatggtgagagtggaggGACATCATCATGACCTGCTCTTGGGCTCTGCAACATGACTCCTGTGGTGCTGATCAACAAGCCACTCACAGACTGATCCACAAAGATCTCCGGGGCAACCACCAGATCCTGGTCTACCTGATTTTCGTCTTCAGGAAAAGAGCTCCCTCCCCCAGGAGGAGGAACTGCAGAGACTTCCATGGGGGAAGAACTGTCCAGGCAATAGCTGCGTGATCCTTCCAGAGGATACATCCCCTCGTCTAAAGGCACGGTGTACTGAATGTAGTCCTGAGGCATAAGTCCAATAACTACAGGCACATGTTCATCCAGGTGAAGATGCAAGTCCCCGTTCGGAGAGTCCGAACCCTTCAGCGAGTTACTCTGCTCCTGGCACACGGTTTCAGACTGAAGGTCCTGAAAATCCTTTCGAACACCATTCAGCGCCGGACTTGGGCTGGAAGAGTGGACCAGCGCTTTGACTCTCACCTCCATTTTGATGCATGTCTCCTCAGAGTTTGTAGGCCGAAGAGGCCAAGGCGTGGGGCTGTAGTGGTGACTGCGGAGGGAAGTGGACCTGATGGGCCTCTGAGCTCTCACGTCCTTGAAGACGATGGgtgcggaggaggaggagaaggtgtcCTCGTCGGCAGAGCCCCCTGTGGGCGTGCTGCCCTTGCCTTTGGGCTTCTGCTTGGCAGAAAGACGTCTTTTTAATGTGCCCATCAGGCTTTCACTTTTCGATCTGCTTTTCCCACCTTTTTCGTCTTCACTGTTGATATCACAGCTGGCCATCTCTTTACCATAGCAGCTACCAAACAAGGAATCATCTTTTCCAAAGTCACCGGCTAGGGACGGCTGTTGTACTACCATGAACTCAGATTCTTCTTTACTTTTATTCAAGTTGAAAGACTTCCGAAAGGTTTTGAGACTAATTTTCTTCATTATGACGAGTTATCTAATCCAAGGGGATCAATTTCTCTCTGGAATATTATTCCCAAACATTTGGAGAGGCTGCAATGCTGCATCGATGCATTTTTCCAGCTTCATTTAAACTGTGAAgccattttctaaaaaaaaaaagaaaagaaaagaaacaaagagtcacattaaaatattttcacaagttTTATTTTACTCTATGTTAATCCTTCAACCTGTGAACAAGAGTCGACTCTGACAAAACGGGGATTTCTATTTCAGCTAGCAGAGTGCCTACTACAGAATGGGCAGCTGGCAAGGATTTGGTAATAAGCGAAGAATGAGCCTTCCACtgaccttccttcctttctgcacCTTGCTTTTTTGTTCCATCCCTAATGAGCTGGCCAGGGTTCATGTCTTCCCACTCTACCAATGCACAGTTATCTTGATCATCAGTTCTCATGGCTTCCCTCCTCTGACGTGCACCCGTCTGTGTCCCAGCAAAGCACTCAACAATGAAGTTCTGCGTAGACCTGGCAGAGTAACAGTCCCTTGATTCATCACCAACCAGGCCACTTCAACACTCTTAAACATCTTTAAACATCCCTCTATGCTTGAGAGTTCTTTGAGAACACGGCTCCTCTGAGTCACCTCCCAGTGCCACAGAGGTTAGAAGCACAGCGTGTGCAGGCTGAAAGCCATCCGTGTGTAGAGGACATGCAcaaaacttccttttttaaactCAGATCTATGTGCAAGGAGATGAAGATTATGATTAGGAAGAGTATTTCTAAAATCACTGcttttcattcttcttctttttacaaTATTCCGTATCAAATTTTTACTTCTGTACCCAGAAACAAACTTTCTAAACTTTTGTAGTACACTATCTCATGTTGCAATGGTAGGATTTCAATTCTATAGTCTTTCTGCATTATGTCATAGAACAAAAATGTGGTCCTACAAGTCCCATTAGCTGATCATAGCAATACTGCCTTACAAAAACATTTTGACTAAACTACGAATAATgtttcattcctctatggtcatATCCTGCCACACCAAGACCATCAACTTGGGAAAAATTCTACTTCCCCAACAGGTTAGTGCCGCTCCATGTCTTGGCAGAAAATCACAGCTCTAGCTTTGGTCATAGTCAGTGTGGACTTACTAGGGGTTTGCAACATGCTCAGCACTGGGTGGGAATATATGGATTCATAAATTACATAGGGTCTCAatccagtgagagagacagatacataaATGGATAAGCTGCAAGACAAACCCATTGGTAATACCATGGTAATACAAGACAGGAgtcaaagaaaaatgattttcaaaagtcTTACCGTTACTATAGTAttgaaattgtaaaaaaaaaaaatacttttatttggaGTACCAGTTACTTTAAACACTAAGTTGCTAAACAGATGAACTCACTGTCTAAGCACCATGTCTTCCACCCAAGTCAAAAGATGTATACAATGCGCTGAGAGCAGAATCAGTCACTGACTCTGAGCTGGCGAGAACTCAATCAACTCCACCAAATTTGGGGTTCAAATAGTTTTGCTTCCTGCAAAACAAAAACTGGCAATCCCAGTAAAAGTACCTGGCAATTGTCTACttcaaaagtattattttttcaaCTATCAATCCATGTACAGCTCAGAACtaatattaaagaaacaaaatgcaaTCCTAGATATTACAAACTATAAAACGTCTATTAGACCATATGGTATTTTATCTCTCCCCAACATTTTCTAGGCAAAGATTACCCTGGAATTTTTAAGAGTATCTGTTTTTCTGTTTGCACTTCCAAAAATACATGCCATCTTTTTATAGAATTACCATCTGTCTCATGCCTAAGTAAATGTTCCGAATCAGATTTACTGCTTTTCTAATTGTAAAATTTTAGGCTTAGACACACACTTGAAAATGTGTTTAAAGGTTTAAGGGAAAAAGTTTCAGACATTTAAAGTAAAGAGCACTTTATCCAGATGAGGGAGAAGATAGCATCTTCAAATAAGTTCACCTCTCTTCTAAGGAATGATTTGAGGTAGTTTCGCCTGTCATTCATGATACCAtctaatgaaaaaattaaaaacatgacatCATGCAACTATTTAACCTTCAATGAACAAAACAGCTCGACTGTCAGCCTCATGTTACTGGATTTCCAAGGGACGGAAACCATTGCTACTAGGAAATGTAGAGCCCATCTATGAGCGTGGCCACTCTGTACAGCACATTCTTTCTCTGAAACTGCCCTGCTTGTGGTTCTACCACTTCAACGAGCAGTTCTCATACTTTCTGATCTCAACACACTTTGCTATCTTAAACAATACTGAAGACTGCAAAAAGCTTTGTTTAGGTGTGTTACAGCCAGTGAAATCTACCCTACCAGTCACTGAAGttgaaatgtttaaatatttcatttaatgcaCTGTAAAATGACAATGGggaaggtgtttggtgcagcagttaacatGTCATTTGGAACACCCACTTCACTTACcgaagggcctgggttcaagttccagctccattcctgaatccagcttcctgctaatgtgctccctgaaAATGCCcacagaagtggagccaggccaggctaacgccagaagccagaaattcactCCAGGCTTCCCATCTGGGGGCAGGGATTCAAGAACCTGCTGCCACACGGGAGAGCTGGGTCTGAAATACAGGAACTCCgggtgagatgtgggcatcctaagcagcatcttaactgctgggccaaacgccCATCTCCTTGAGTTTCTCAAAAAGTGAGAGTGCACTGTAAAATCTGACACTACACTGAGAAATGTTATTGTTCTCTAACACTCCAATCCTACGTTTTGAATGAATCTGTTATGTATGCCTGTTTTTGGTAACAGCCTCTATTTTTACTACATTACACAACATTAGTCTGTGAATATCCCCAACTGATTTCATTGAGAAAAGTCCTTTAACACTGGGAAGCAGTAAATACAACAGTGGTAGATACAAGTTTTCCACAACTATAGCATTTCTTGAAAGCTAGAATTTTATCATTAGCAAAACCAATGTGACCAGTTGTTTTCACTAAAGTGACAAGCTCATTATCATCATTCATAGGAAAATCATTCACAGGAAAATTCCTACTACTACTACACCTATGTTCAATAGCCATAATGTGTCTGTCAACTGTCCTGGGTAGAAGTGGGTTCGGGAGAAAAGGTGCATCTCAAGCCACAGCAACAAGGGCATCCTCCCAGGTACCCTTCCTTCTTCAGTGTGTGCTTTCTAAAAACACCCATTTCATGATGAAGATTTTACAAAGATGTATACTTAGGGCAAGAACTAAAACTGTCATTACAGCTTCATCGGCAGCACGCTTTAATGTAACTGGAATGTTCTTTTGTACTAAAGTACCCACCAGTAGAAAACACAGTATTAGAGTTTACCACTGTTACAGCTTTGCATCAGGAATATACCCACCATTGCTTTGTGCtatcaataaaaatgttaatacagtgaaattggcaaataatgttttattttttttaagatttatttatttatctgaaagtcagagttacagaaagaggagaggcagaaagagagaggtcttccaccggcgggctcactccccaatcggccacaacagccacagctgtgccgatccaaagccagaagccaggaacctcctccaggtctcccatgcaggtgcaggggcccaaggacctggacaatcctccactgctttcccaggccacggcagagaactggatcaaaagtggagcagccaggactcaaaccagcgcccacatgggatgccagtactgcaggcggcagccctacctgctacatcacagcgccagcccctggcagaTAATGCTTTATAGCATTATTATTAAAAGGCACCACAGACCACAATTTGAAGGcagcataaaataaaaagaattcttggggaccagtgttgtgggacAGTGGATAAAGTCCccacttgtgatgctagcatcccatatgggcgctggtttgagactcagcttctccacttccagttctccctgctaatgtgcttgagaaaacagttgaagatggcccaaaggcttgggcttcacacccacataggagttcgaagaaactcctgactcctggctttggcctggcctagcctcagctattgcagccatttggggagtgaaccagtggatggttttctctctctctctctctgtctcttcctctctctgtgtaactctgactttcaaataaataaataaatcttaaaagcacaaaaaggaatttgtttaaaaaatgcaaaacaaaaagtataaaataacaaagaaaaaggcTTTTAATGTAAAACAAAGCATCCCACAGAAAGTTAGCAAGATGACAAGTTAATATTACTGTAAACATCTCTGCACCAAAGGGTGCATTAACACTAAGCATTTACCAGTTTGTGCTATTATTCCATTTCAGTTTCTTAGATTCTGCCCCAGTGTTTCTCAATCTGTGAGTACACTATTTGCCATTTCCTtggttaaaaaacaaagaatactaAAGTCTATCTAGAAAGGGAGTagtaaaaggaggaagaaaacatgccgtataataaaaaggaaattgatGGCAACAGCAAACATAACTGGAATATAGGTTCCAAGAGACACAGCTGGGTTAAACTCAGCTATTAGAAGAAAAAGATCTTCAGATGTGGCTTAGGAAACCCCATCATGGGGGCCTGCACGgtggcttggtgggtaaagctgtcacctgcagtgccaccttcccatacgggcgccagttctagtcctggctgcgctcctcttctgatccagctctccgttatagcctgggaaagcagcagaggatggcccaagtccttgggcccctgcactcacatgggagacctggaagaagctccaggctcctggcttcggatgggcccagctccagccattgcagacatctggggaataaaccagccgatggaagacctctctccctctctgccttcaaataaataaaacctcccccccaaaaaaagaaaattccatgttatataaaaataacataCTAGAATAATGTCtcagaaaacttcaaaacatGGTAAACTTTCCATTGATCAACTTTCCAACTCTCCGCTTCTTCCCTGTGACTGTGGTCATCTTATTCCAGCTTAACTGTATTGTATTCCACTTCAGATCAGGAACTCTGGCAGTATCAGCTACTGTTACACCCCTGGTACCTAAAGTATTTCTTGGGCATGGCTAATGCTTAGATTCAAACtttgaatttaaattaattaCATGATTTaaccatataaataaaaagtatgcattttaaaaattagtgctacaggagccagtgctgtggtgtagtgggtaaagccactgcctgcagtgccagcatcccatatgggcgctggttcaagtcctggctgctccacttctaatccagctctctgctatagcctgggaaagtagcagaagatggtccgggtccttgggcctctgcatccatgtgagagacaggaagaagctcctggcttcggattggtacagcttcggccattgcagccaactggagagtgaacaagccgatggaagatctctgtctctctgtgactcttttttttgttttgtttttgttttttcactggcagagttagatagtgagagagagagagagagagagagagagagagagagagaaaggtcttccttccattggttcagcccccaaatggccactatggccggggCGCtgggccaatgcgaagccaggagccaggtgcttcctcttggtccctcacgcgggtgcaggacccaagcacttgggccatcctccactgcattcccgggccacggcagagaggctggactggaagaggggcaaccgggacagaacccacgccccaaacgggactagaacctgaagtgccagtgccgcaggtggaagattagcctagtgagccatggcgccggccctctgtaactctttcaaataaacaaataaaaaaatttttaaaaattactgctacaagactcatagaatggcagatgtcctaaacagcactctggcctcagaatcagcccttaaggcattcagatctggctaaaatgcccatgagagtatttcaggcatggaaagacaagacactctggcaaaaaaaaacaaacaaacaaacaaaaaaagctaaatgcaagatctctgtgagtgagatcccagcggaaagaacaggccatcaaagaaggaagtacctttctctgaagggaggagagaacttccactttgactatggccttgtctaaataagatcagagtcagcgaactcaaaaggcttccatagccttggcaactcatgacaagagcctagggggattactgacaccataaacaagagtgtcaatttgttaagtcaacaacaggagttgttgcacttactcctcatgtaggatctctgtccttaatgtgctgtacatcatgatttaatgctataactagtactcaaacagtattttacactttgtgtttctgtgtgggtacaaactattgaaatctttacttaatatatgctgaattgatcttctgtatataaagacaactgaaaatgaatcttgatgtgaatggaaggggagagggtacaggagaggggaaggttgcgggtgggagggaggttatggggggtggggaagccattgtaatccataagctttgtaaatttatatttattaaataaaagttaaaaaaattattgctaCAAAAGAAGaactgccttttttaaaaaaattatttatttaaaagtaagagctgcagagagggaaggagagagaaagacagatcttccacttgctggtttactcaacagatggctgcaatgggccaggctgaagccaggagccaggaacattttcatggtctcccatgtgggttgcaggggcctaagtatttggaccatcttctgctgcttttgctaggccattagcagggagctggattggaagtggagcagccaagacacagatggcacccatatgggatgccagcatcataggcagcagctttccccactgtgccataatgccagccccactgaCTTTTAagcactaaataaatgaaaacagctAGAAAAATTTTCTGTCAAATTAGGTATAAGCAAAGCATTCTAAAAAGTTAAGTaaacatttttcagtttttaacacttaaaatctattcttggggctagtgctgtggtaaagcaggtaaagccactgcctgcaatggcagcatcccatatatgctccacttctgatccagctccctgctgatgcacctgaggaggcagtggaagatggtccaagtccttgggcccttgcacccacatggaagactaaagaagctcctagatcctggattcggatcagccctgctctggccgataaggccatctagggagtgaaccaatggatagaagatctctctctctctctctctgccactgcccctctgtaactctgcttttcaaataaataaataaatcttttttaaaaaaggcagcaaaatattttctttacatgtttttaaataaatttttaaaatttattttaggagctggcactgtggtacagcgggttaaagccgtggcctgaagcgctggcatcccatacgggtgctggttctagtcctagctgttccacttccgatccagctctctgctatggcctgggaaagcagtagaagatggcccaagcccttgggcccctgtacccacaggggagacccagaagaagctactggctcctggctttggattggcacagctccagtgttgtggtcatctggggagtgaaccagcagatggaagacctttctctctgtctctacctctctctgtaactctttaaaataaataaaataaatctttaaaaaaattatttgaaaggcagagcacagagaatgaaatcttccatttgctggtttagtTCCCAAATGCTTCTAACagtagggctgggtcaggagcaaATCAGGTGTCTAgaactccacacaggtctcccatgtgggtggcagggacccatatgtttaagccatcatttgctgcttcctggggtgtacattagcaggaagttacatcaaagtagagctgggacttggagtAGACACTCCGATATAAGATGTGGGTGTctaaccattgtgccacaacacccaccccaaggaaaacattattttttttttaacttttatttaataaatataaacttccaaagtacagcttttggattacagtggtttcccccccccccataacttccctcccacccgcaaccttcccctctccccttccattcacatcaagattcattttcaattatctttatatacagaagatcaatttagcatatattaagtaaagatttcaacagtttgcacccacacagaaacaaagtataaagtactgtttgagtactagttatatcgctaatttacatagtacaacacattaaggacagagaacctacatgaggagtaaatgcacagtgactcctgttgttgacttaacaaattgacactcttgtttatggtgtcagtaatccccctaggctcttgtcatgagttgccaaggctatggaagccttttgagttcgctgactctgatcttatttagacaaggccatagtcaaagtggaagttctctcctcccttcagagaaaggtacttccttctttgatggcctgttctttccgctgggatctcactcacagagatcttgcatttaggtgttttttttttttttttttttttttttttttgccagagtgtcttgtctttccatgcctgaaatactctcatgggcattttagccagatctgaatgccttaagggctgattctgaggccagagtgctgtttaggacatctgccattctatgggtctgctgtgtatcccacttcccacgttggatcgttctctcctttttaattctatcagttagtattagcagacactagtcttgtttatgtgatccctttgactcttaatcctatcattataatcaattatgaagTGAAAATgatacttggactagtgagatggtattggtgcatgtcaccttgatgggactgaattggaatcccctggcacgtttctaactctacggggaaaacattatttttttaaaacgaGGCCTTTGCAGAAAGACTGCTTTGcaaatgtgattattttttaattttacttttaaaaagtgctaAACTAAAAATCCTAAACAATGCATTATATAAGGCTAATAGCTCAATGAATAAGGAAAATACATTAGTCCTtcatttaggaattaaggtgtaTTATTTACTTGTTTCGGTTTAATATTAAATACTTGAACTACATGACTCCCTAGCTAATGAAGTCTTTccactaacacacaattatcaaTCCTGAATAATTTTGAAGATCACAACAGAAAAGTATAGGAAAAGCTATATGCTAGCAATAAGAAAACTAGAGTAATAACAGGAGATGGTATTATACTCAGAGAAAACTATCAAACAAAATACAAAGGGATACATGATGAAAGTTGGTGCCACTGCCTTTATATAAAAGGCgtaatgggggccagcgctgtggcgcagcaggttaacgccctggcctgaaacgccggtatcccatatggccgctggttcgataactggctgctccactcccaatccagctctctgctatggcctgggaaagcagtacaagatggcccaagtccttaggtccctgcacctgcgtgggaggcgcgggggaagctcctggctccagatcggtgcagctccggccgttgtggccaattggggagtgaaccatcagatgaaagacctctctctctctctctctctctctctgcttctcctctctcgcataattctttcaaataaataaataaatcttaaaaaaaaggcgtAATCCACAATGAAGGTAacaatttacaaaaatatttacacaCAAAATGGAATAGCAATAAAATGTCTCTTTCAAC of Oryctolagus cuniculus chromosome 10, mOryCun1.1, whole genome shotgun sequence contains these proteins:
- the SOCS6 gene encoding suppressor of cytokine signaling 6; this encodes MKKISLKTFRKSFNLNKSKEESEFMVVQQPSLAGDFGKDDSLFGSCYGKEMASCDINSEDEKGGKSRSKSESLMGTLKRRLSAKQKPKGKGSTPTGGSADEDTFSSSSAPIVFKDVRAQRPIRSTSLRSHHYSPTPWPLRPTNSEETCIKMEVRVKALVHSSSPSPALNGVRKDFQDLQSETVCQEQSNSLKGSDSPNGDLHLHLDEHVPVVIGLMPQDYIQYTVPLDEGMYPLEGSRSYCLDSSSPMEVSAVPPPGGGSSFPEDENQVDQDLVVAPEIFVDQSVSGLLISTTGVMLQSPRAGHDDVPPLSPLLPPMQNNQIQRSFSGLAGTDAHVAESVRCHLNFDPNSAPGVARVYDSVQSSGPMVVTSLTEELKKLAKQGWYWGPITRWEAEGKLANVPDGSFLVRDSSDDRYLLSLSFRSHGKTLHTRIEHSNGRFSFYEQPDVEGHTSIVDLIEHSIRDSENGAFCYSRSRLPGSATYPVRLTNPVSRFMQVRSLQYLCRFVIRQYTRIDLIQKLPLPNKMKDYLQEKHY